The segment CGGCGAGGACCCGGGCATGCGCACGCCGCGCAGGAAGCGGTTGACGTGGCCGCGGGTGTCGATGCGGCAGACCAGCTCCTGCCCGATGAAGCAGCCCTTCGTGAACGACACCGCGTCGCGCTCCAGGAACGCCTCCTGGGGGATCGTGGCGCTGTCGACGTCGACGCCCAGTCGCGGCACGCCGGCCTCGATGCGGAAGACGTCGAAGCGCTCGGGTGGCCACCGCTCGACGTCGGCGGGAAGGCCGGCGACCAGGTCCCGGACCGCGGTGAGGGGGCCGAGCAGGTCCACGCCCGGCTCGGTCCCCCAGCGCGTCGCGAGGGCGTGGAGCGGGCCCGGCTCGGCGTCCACGCCCACGAGCGTGGCGAGGCCGGTGGTCGCGGTGCGGTCCTCGAGCTCGACCTGCACCCGGATCCGGAAGCGGTCGAGCGACGTCGCCAGCCGGGGGCCGTAGTCGGCGTCGGTGTCGAGCCACCACTCCTCCCCGACCCGCAAGGCCCGGAACGCCACGTCGAGCTTGCCCTGGGGGGAGAGCAGCAGCGCGGCGGCGTGCTCCCCGTCGCCGATCGGGTCGAGGTCCTGCGACACGAGGCTCTGCAGGAACGACGTCGCGTCGCGGCCCCGCACGACGACCAGGCCTCGGGGCGACCGGTCGGCGACGAAGCGGCTCGTCACGGCAGGGCCAGCGGCTCGAGGCGTCGTGCCGCCGCCGCCGCCGTCAGCAGGGCCCGGGCCTTGTTCGCGCACTCGAGGTCCTCGTCGGCGGGGTCCGAGTCGGCCACGATCCCGGCGCCGGCCTCGACGCTGGCCCGGCCGTCGGCTCCCCACACCATCGTGCGGATGGCGATGGCGGTATCGAGGTTGCCGGAGAAGTCGACGTACCCCACCACCCCCGCGTACGGGCCCCGCTTCACCGGCTCGAGCTCGTCGATGATCTCCATCGCCCGCACCTTCGGCGCGCCGCTGACGGTGCCGGCGGGGAAGGTGGCGCGGAGCACGTCGACCGCGGTGCGGCCGGCCTCGAGCTGGCCCGAGACCTGGCTCGTGAGGTGCATGACGTGCGAGTAGCGCTCGAGGGTCATGAGCTCGTCGACCTGCTCGGTGCCGAACCGGACGACCCGCCCCACGTCGTTGCGGGCCAGGTCGACGAGCATGACGTGCTCGGCCCGCTCCTTCGGGTTCTCGGACAGCTCGGCGGCGAGCCGCCGGTCGTGCTCCTCGGTGCGACCGCGGTACCGGGTGCCGGCGATCGGGCGGCTGATCACGCGCCCGTCGAGGACCTGCACCATCGGCTCCGGCGACGAGCCGGCCAGCGTCACGTCGCCGTGTCGCACCAGGTACATGTAGGGCGACGGGTTCACCTGCCGCAGCACCCGGTACACGTCGAAGGGGTCGACCGGTTCGACGAGGTCGAAGCGCTGGGCCAGCACCACCTGGAAGATGTCGCCGGCGAGGATGTGCTCGCGCGCCACCTCGACCGCGTCGCGGTAGTGCGCGCCGGGCATCGTGGAGCGCACCGCCGGCAGCTCGGTCGGCGCGTCGGCGGGGGGACGGGAGGGCACGTAGGGCAGCGGCCGGGCCAGGTCGTCGACGAGGGCGTCGAGGCGGGCGGCGGCCCGGTCGTAGGCGGCGTCGACGTCGGGCTCGCCGTCGAGGAACACGTTCTCGATCAGGTAGAGGCGCTGGCGGAAGTGGTCGAACGCGGTCACGTGCCCGGTGAGGAACAGCACCGCGTCGGGGAGCCCGAGGTCGTCGCGGGGGACGGCCGGCAGCCGCTCGACCTCGCGGACGACGTCGTACCCGAGGTAGCCGACCACGCCACCGTGGAACGGCGGCAGGTCGTCGAGACGCGGGGCCCGGTACACGGCCAGCAGCGCCTCGAGCGCGGCGAGGGCACCGCGGTCGAGGGGCACCGACGCCGGCGCCGGGCCGCCGTCGACCGTCACCGCCGGGCCGTGCGCCACCAGCGTGAGCGCCGGGTCGCGCCCGAGGAACGAGAAGCGGCCCCACCGCTGCGCGTGCTCGACCGATTCCAGGAGGAAGCCGGGCGGGCCGCCGGGGTCGGCGCCGACCAGCTTCACGAACGCGGACACCGGCGTCTCGAGGTCGGCGAGCACCTCCCGCCAGACCGGCACCACCGTGTGCCCCGCCGCCAGCGACCGGAACTCCTCGCGCGTGGGGCGGAGGCCGTCCCCGGTCACGCCGCGTCGTCGCCGAAGCGACGGAAGAAGCAGCTGAACGCGCCGGTGTGGCAGGCGCCTCGGCCCTCCTGCTCGACGACGAGCAAGAGCGCGTCGCCGTCGCAGTCGTAGTAGGCCTCGCGCAGCCACTGGCGGTCGCCGGACGTGTCGCCCTTGCGCCAGAGCTCCTGGCGGCTGCGGCTCCAGAACACGGTCCGGCCCTCCTCGAGGCTGCGGTGCAGCGAGGCCTCGTTCATCCACGCCAGCATGAGGACCCGACCGCTGGCCTGGTCCTGGACGATCGCGGGCACGAGCCCGTCCGCGCCCCAGCGGATCTCGTCGAGGTCGGCGGCGCGGACGGGGACGGGCGTCGCGGTCGGGGCCATCGCGATCGAGCGTAGCCGTCGCCCTGCCGGGCTCCGGCGGGAATGCGCGTCGCGCGAGACTCCCCGACCGGATGGCTGGGCTGCCCGAACCCCCACGCGCGCCACGGCGCCCGACCGAGCTGCGACACGGCGACGACGTGCGCGTCGACGAGTGGTACTGGCTGCGCGAGAAGGACGACCCCGCCGTGCGCGCGCACCTCGAGGCCGAGAACGCGTACACGGCCGCAGTGCTGGCGCACCTCGAGCGGCAGCGGCAGCGGCTCTTCGAGGAGATCAAGCGACGCGTCGTCGAGACCGACGTCGGCGCGCCCGTCCGCCGCGGCCCGTTCCAGTACTTCGCCCGGACGATCGAGGGGCGGCAGTACCCGCTGCACTGCCGTCGCCCGGCCGAGGCGCCGCCGCCCGAGCCCGGCGAGGAGCCCGGCGCGGTCGGCGGCGAGGAGCTGCTCCTCGACGAGAACGCCCTCGCTCGGCCCGGCGAGTACTTCGCGCTGCGCGGCCTGGCGGTCTCGCCCGGCCACGGCCTCCTCGCGTACGCCGTCGACCGCTCGGGCGGCGAGCGGGCCCAGCTGCGGTTCCGGGACCTCGACGCCCGTGGCGACCTCCCCGACGTCGTCGACGACACGTACTACGGCCTGGCGTGGGCCGACGACCGCACGATCCTCTACGTCCGCCCCGACGCCGCCATGCGCCCGTTCCAGGTCTGGCGCCACCGCCTCGGGACGACCGAGGACGCCCTCGTCTACGCCGAGCCCGACGAGCGGTTCTACGTCACCGTCGAGCGAGCCCGGTCGGGTCGGGCGCTCGTGATCGAGAGCGAGTCGAAGACCACGAGCGAGGCGTGGCTCGTCGACCCCGCCCGTCCGGAGGCGCCGCCGTCGATCGTCGCGGCCCGGGAGCCCGGCCTCGAGTACCACGTCGAGCACCATCACGGCCCCGACGGCGACAAGCTGTTCATCCTCACGAACGCCGACGGCGCCGAGAACTTCCAGGTGATGGTGACGCCCGCCACCTCCCCGGGACGGGACCGGTGGCGGCCGCTCGTGGCGCCGCGCCCGGACGTCCGGGTGGAGCGCGTCGACGCGTTCGCGGGCCACCTCGTCGTCTCGGAGCGGGCCGGCGGCGCCCCGCGGCTCCGCGCCCTCGACCTCGCGTCCGACGCCGAGGCCGTCGTCGAGACCGGCGACGCGGTGGCCACGACCTGGCTCGGCGCCACGCCCGAGTTCGACACGACCGTGCTGCGGGTCGGGGCGACGTCGCTGCTCCTCCCCGTGACCGACTACGACTACGACCTCGCGTCGGGCCGAGCCACGGTCGTGAAGCGGCAGCGGGTCACCGACTACGACCCCGACCGCTACGAGACGTCGCGGCTGTGGGCCCGCGCCGAGGACGGGGTGGAGGTGCCGATCTCGCTAGTGCGCCGGCGGGACGCGCCGACCGACGGGAGCGGGGCGCTCCTCCTCTACGGCTACGGCGCCTACGAGATCTCGATCGACCCGACGTTCTCGATCAGCCGGCTCAGCCTCCTCGAGCGCGGCGTCGCGTACGCGATCGCGCACGTGCGGGGCGGCGGCGAGCTCGGCCGCCGCTGGTACGAGGACGGCAAGCTCGACCGCAAGCGCAACTCGTTCACCGACTTCCTCGCCTGCGCGCGCCAGCTCGTCGCCGCCGGCCACACGTCGCCGGCGCGGCTGGTGGCGCGTGGCGGCAGCGCCGGCGGGCTGCTCATGGGCGCGGCGTTGAACCTGGCGCCCGAGCAGTGGCGCGCCGTCGTCGCCGAGGTGCCGTTCGTCGACTCCCTGACGACGATGCTCGACCCGTCGCTCCCCCTCACGATCACGGAGTGGGACGAGTGGGGCGACCCGGCCGCCGACCCGCACCTCTACGCGTACATCCGGAGCTACTCGCCGTACGACAACGTCCGGGCGACGCCGTACCCGGCGATCCTCGCCACCGCCGGCGTCACCGACCCGCGCGTCCAGTACTGGGAGCCGGCGAAGTGGGTGCAGCGGCTGCGGGCGACGACGACCGGCGACGCGCCGACGCTGCTGAAGACGGAGCTGGAGGCCGGCCACCACGGCCGCAGCGGCCGCTACGACACCTGGCGGGAGGAGGCGTTCGTGCTGGCGTTCGTCCTCGACGCGCTGGGCCGCACCGACCCCACCGCGGGGCGCTGAGCCGCCGGTCGTCGTCGGCCCGCGCCGGGGTCAGCCGTCCATTCGCAGCGTCGCCGCCAGCTGTCGGCTCTGGGCCAGGAGGGTGCCGTCGGGGGCCCACACCTCGCCGTCCTCCTCCATGAAGCCGTCGGCGGCGACGGTGGTGCGGAACACGGCCAGGACGAAGGCGCCGGCGGCCAGGCCCGGGTGCGGCAGCCGGGACCGGAAGTGGACCGTGAGGTCGATGGTCGGGACGAAGAGCGGCTCGTCGACCCGGGTGAAGATCGCCGGCATCCAGGCGTCGGCCACGGCGGCGACGGCCGGCGCGTCGAGGAGCTGGGGCTCCTCGGGGCGGATCCAGCCGCCGGTGACCGCGTGCGCGGCGCGGGGCCCGCCCGGCTCCACCCGGCCGAGGGCCCAGCGGGTGTCCCACCGCGACGCGATCGGCGGCGCGTCGGGCGGCGGCACGGAGGGTACGAGCGCCTCGCTCGGCGGCACGGTCGGGGGCTCGAGGTCGCAGAAGGACGGACCCGGCCGCGGGGCCGAGCACGCGGCGAGCGCCAGCGCCACCAGCCGGTCGCCCTGGACCACGCGCGCCGAGCAGGAGCTCAGGGACCGCCCGACCCGCTCGAGCCTGGTCCGGATCGACACCTCGCCGGCCTCCGGGGGCGCGACGTAGTGGACCGTCATCGACCGGGGCACCCGGACCGGGTCGCCGACCCGGGCCTCGAGCGCCCGCAGGATGATGGCGGCGAGGTAGCCGCCGTTCGGCCCGCGCACGACCGACCACGCCGGGTCGATCCGAGCCTCGAACGTGTCCTCGTCGCGGCGCACGACGGCGCTGTCCCGCTCGAACCGGGTGGCCGGGGCGGCGGGCATCGGATGACGGTACCGGGCGCCTACGCTCCCGGCTCAGTGTCGACGCCTCGACCGGTCTCGATCGTGACCGACGACGGGCACACGCTCGAAGGGGAGCTGGCGGTCGCCGACCGGGAGCGGTGCGGGATGGTGCTCTGCCACCCGCACCCGCAGTTCGGCGGCACCATGCGGTCGATCGTGATCAGCGCCCTCTTCGGCGCCCTCCCCGCGGTCGGCGTCACGTGCCTGCGGTTCAACTTCCGGGGCGTCGAGGGCAGCGAGGGCTTCTACGACGAGGGCCGGGGCGAGCGCCTCGACGCGGCCGCCGCCGTCGGCACGCTCGCCGACCGGCTATCGCCGGCGACGCCGCTGGTCCTGACGGGCTGGTCCTTCGGCGGCGACGTCGCCCTCTCGACCGTCGTGCCGCGCCTGGCCGGGTGGCTCGCCGTCGCGCCGCCGCTCCACTTCGTCGACGAGCCGCCCGCGGTGGCCGCGGACCCGCGCCCGAAGCTGCTCGCCCTCGCCGAGCACGACGAGGTGCGCCCGCCCGCCGAGGTCGAGGCGCAGGTCCGGTCCTGGCCGTCGACCGAGGTGGTCGTGGTCGACGGGGCCAGCCACTTCTTCGTGGGTCGCACCGACCGCCTGGCCGAGCTGGCGCAGCGGTTCGTGGCCCGGGTGGCGGCGCCCGGGCGCGAGCACCCCGGGGCGGGCCCGGGCGCGTGAGCGGGCGGCCGGGCTCGGCCGCCGCCGATCAGCGGGTCAGGGCCGGGGCGAAGCCGTGACGGTCGAGAAAGGCGTGCCGGCGCTCGACCGCCGACCGCCAGTGGGCGAGATCGTGCTCGAAGTTGCTGCGGTCGCCGTCCTCGTACGCGTGCTCGAGCTCGTCGAACGCCGCGTCCTCGGCGTCGAGCAGCTCTCGGTAGCGCAGCAGGAACGCGTCGTCGATCGTCGCCGCTTCGTCCATGCGTCTCCCTTCCCGGTGGGCACGTCCCGGACGGTACCCGAGCCGGCGGCGCCGTTCACGGGTCGCCGGCCACGGCCGCCAGCGCCTCGCCCAGGGTGAAGCGGCCCTCGTAGAGGGCCCGCCCGACGACGGCGCCGGCCAGGCGGCGCCCGGCCTCGTCGAGGGCGGCGAGGGCGGCGAGGTCGGCCAGGCTGCCCACCCCCCCGCTGGCGATCACCGGCACCGCCGTGACGGCGAGCACCGCCGCCAGCTGGCCCCGGTCGGGGCCGCTCATGGTCCCGTCCCGGGAGATCTCGGTGACGACGAGGGCCGTGACCCCCACCGACTCGAAGCCGCGGGCCAGCTCGAGGAGGTCGCGGCCGCTCGTCGTGCCCCAGCCCTCGGTGGCGACCTCGCGCCCGCGGGCGTCGAGGCCCACCGCCACCCGGCCCGGGTGCGCCACGCAGAGCTCCTCGACCAGCGCCGGCCGCTCGACCGCGGCGGTGCCGACGACGACCCTCGCCGCGCCGGCGAGCAGCAGCGCGCCGGCGGCCTCGAGGCTGCGCACCCCGCCGCCGGCCTGGACCGCGCACGGCACCGTCGACGCGATCGCCTCGACGACCGCCAGGTTCGCCGGCTCCCCGGTTCGGGCGGCGTCGAGGTCCACGACGTGGATCCACTCGGCGCCGGCGCCCGCGAACGACCGCGCCACCGCGACCGGGTCGTCGGCGTAGACGGTCTCGGCGTCGAAGTCCCCCCGGGTCAGGCGCACCGCCCGCCCGGCGCGCACGTCGATCGCCGGGTAGAGGGTCAGCACCGGCTACAGCGCGCCCTTCGTCGACGGGATCGACGTCCCCTCGACCCGCACCGCGTCCCGCAGCGACCGGGCCACCCCCTTGAAGGAAGCCTCGATCACGTGGTGGCCGTTCCGGCCCGACAGCGACCGCACGTGGAGTGTGAGCATGGCGGCGACGGTCAGCGCGCGCCAGAACTCCTCGCACAGCTGGGGGTCGAAGGTCCCGATCCACTCCGCGACCGGGTCGACGTCGTAGACGAGGTACGGGCGCCCGGAGAGGTCGAGCGCGACCTGCACGAGGGCCTCGTCGAGCGGGACCAGCGCCGAGGCGAACCGCCGCACGCCGGCCTTGTCGCCGAGCGCCTCCCGCAGCGCCTCCCCGAGGGCGATGCCCACGTCCTCGACCGTGTGGTGCAGGTCGACCGCCAGGTCGCCCTCCGCCTCGATGCTGAGGTCGAACCCGGCGTGCTTGCCGAGCTGCTCGAGCATGTGGTCGAAGAACGGGATCCCGGTCGAGGCCTGGGCCTCGCCGCGGCCGTCGACCACGAGCACGAGGTCGACGCGCGTCTCGCTCGTGGACCGGTGGCGCTCGGCCCGTCGCGGCGCGCTCACGCCGCCTCGCCGATCGAGTCTCGGAGCGCGTCGAGGAGGGCGTCGTCCTCGGCCGGGGTCCCCACCGTGATGCGCAGGCAGTCCTCGAGCCGGGGGACGTGCGAGAAGTCGCGGACCAGCACGCCCCGGGCCACCAGCCGCTGCCAGAGGGCGTGGCCGCCGCCGTCGACGCGCACGAGCACGAAGTTCGCGCCCGACGGGAACACGGTGAGGCCGGGGAGACGGCCGAGGGCGCCGACCAGCCGGTGCCGCTCCCCCACCAGCGCCTCCACCCGGGCGCGCATCTCGGCCTCGAAGGCCAGCGCGGTGACGCCGGCCACCTGGGTCGGGGCCGCGAGGTGGTACGGGAGGACGACCCGCTCGAGCTGCTCGACGACGGCCGTCGGCGCCACCGCGAACCCGAGCCGGAGCGCCGCCATCGACCACACCTTCGAGTAGGTCCGCACCACGACGAGGGGGACGTCGTCGTCGACGAGCTCGGTGGCGCTCCAGCCCGCGAACTCGCCGTAGGCCTCGTCGACGACGAGCAGCCCGGGGCCGTGGTCGACCACCGCGGCGAGGAGCCCCTCCACGGTGGCGCGGGGCTCGACCGTGCCCGTCGGGTTGTTCGGGCTGCAGAGGAACACGACGGCGGGCCGCTCGGCGGCCAGGACCATCCCCGCCTCCGTCACCGAGACGAGGAAGTCGACGTCGCGCTCGGCGTCGTCGACGTCGGTGCCGGTCACGCGGGCGATGTGGGCGTGGAGGGCGTACGTCGGCTCGAACACGACCGCCCGGCGGCCGGGGCCCCCGTAGGCGAGGAGCAGGGTCTGGAGCACCTCGTTCGAGCCGTTGGCGCAGAAGACCCGGGCCGGCGGCTGCCCGAGGCGCGCCCCGAGCGCGGCGCGCAGGGGTCGCGCCTCCCGGTCCGGGTACCGGTGCAGCGGAACCGCCCGCAGCGCGTCGAGCCAGGCGTCGACGAACGCCGGCGGCGGCGGGTACGGGCTCTCGTTCGTGTTGAGCCGCACCGCGACGTCGAGCTGCGGCGAGTGGTAGCGCGCCAGCTCCCCGAGCCCGGGACGCGGCGACGGGAGGCTCACGACGCCCGCTCCCGCACCGGTGCCACCTCGGCGCGCAGCGCCACGGCCCGGGCGTGCTCGGCCAGGCCCTCGGCGGCGGCGAGCGCGGTCACGTCGGGGGCGAGCCGACGGAGCGCGGCCTCGTCCACCCGGACGACCTGGACCCGCTTGCGGAAGTCGTCGACGCGCAGCGCGCTCGCAAAGCGCGCGGCGCGGCCGGTCGGCAGGACGTGGTTCACCCCCGCGACGTAGTCGCCGATCACCGCCGGCGTCCACGGGCCGCAGAACACCGCCCCGGCGTTGCGGACCAGCGGGACCAGCGCGTCGGCGTCGACGGTCAGCAGCTCGAGGTGCTCGGGGGCCACCACGTTCGCCACCTCGAGGGCGGCCTCGGCGTCCCGCACCAGGATCGCCCGGCCGCCGGTCCGCAGCGTCGCCTCGATCTCGGCCCGGCGAGGGGCGTCGTCGAGGCGACGGGCCAGGGCCGCCTCCACCGCGCCCACCAGCGGCTCGTGCCAGGTCACGAGGACGGCGGCACCGCCCGGCCCGTGCTCGGCCTGGGCGAGCAGGTCGGCGGCGACGAGCTCGGCGTCGGCCCGCTCGTCGGCGACGACCACCACCTCGGAGGGGCCGGCCGGGGCGTCCGTGCCCACGTGACCCGCGACCTCGCGCTTGGCCAGCGCCACGTACACGTTCCCGGGCCCGACCACGACGTCGACGGGTCGGATCGTCTCGGTCCCGTAGGCCATGGCCGCGACGGCCTGCGCGCCGCCGACCCGGTAGACCTCGTCGACGCCGGCGAGGGCGGCGGCCGCCAGGGTCGGGGTGGCGATCTCGCCGTCGGGCCCGGGCGGGACGCACAGCGCCACCTCGGGCACGCCGGCCACGCGCGCCGGGACCGCGGTCATGAGCACCGTCGACGGGTAGGCGCCGCGCCCGCCCGGCACGTAGCAGCCGGCCCGCGCCACCGGGACGACCACCTCCCGGGTCTGCACCCCGTCCCGGTCCCGGTCGACCGGGGCCGCCGCCTGCGCCTCGTGGTAGCCGCGGATCGCCGTCACGGCGTGCTCGAGGGCCGCCCGCAGGTCGGGAGGGACGCGGCCGAGCGCGGCGGTGAGCGCGTCGGCGGGGACCCGGAGCTCGTCGACCGTGACCCCGTCGAACCGGGCCGTGAGCTCGCGCAGCGTGGCGTCCCCGCCGGAGCGGACCGCGGCGAGGATGGCTCGCACGGCCTCGAGCGGGCCCGCCGGCTCCTCGGGCGCGGGGAGCGCGCGGCGCAGGTCACCGGTGAATCCGCGGAGGTCCAGCAGCTCGAGCACGGAGGAGTCATCGTAACCGTGGGGCGTGGCACGGCCCTTCGCTTTGCCTGCGGACGGTCGTGCCGACAGGCTGGAGCGACATGAGCACGTCCGATGTCGCCGAGCTGTCGAGCCTGCGCGCGCAGCTCGAGGACCTGACCGCGCGCGTCGTGGCGGTCTTCGAGCGGTACGACGAGACCCCGGACTCGGCCGTCGCGTCCGACCTCTTCACCGCGGAGCGGTCGCTGCTGGCCGCCGGTCGCGCCCTCGACCGCGCGGTCGGGCACCTCAGACCTTGAAGGCGCTCGGGCACACGTCGGCGAGCACGCAGGCGTCACAACGAGGCCGCCGCGCGTAGCAGACCTGGCGGCCGTGCTCGATGAGCCGCAGCGAGAAGTCGCCTCGCTCGTCGGGCGGGACGAGGCGGTTGAGGTCGAGCTCGGCCTTGACCGGGTCAGACTCCGTCGTCAGCCGCAGTCGCCGGGCCAGGCGTCCGACGTGCGTGTCGACGGGCAGGCCGGGCAGGTGAAACCCCACCGAGCGGACCACGTTCCCGGTCTTCCGGCCCACCCCGGGCAGGGTGACGAGGTCCTCCAGCTCGGTCGGAACCCGTCCGTCGAAGCGCTCCTCGAGGGCCCGGGCCATGCCGATCAGGCTCCGCGCCTTCGAGCGGAAGAACCCCGTCGAGTGGATCAGCGCCTCGAGCTCCTCGGGGTTCGCCTCGGCGAGGTCGGCGGGCGTCGGATAACGCGCGAACAGCGCCGGCGTCGTCTTGTTCACCATCTCGTCGGTGGACTGCGCCGACAGGATCGTCGCGACCAGGAGCTGGAACGGGTCCTGGTGGATGAGCGCGGTGCGCGCCTCGGGGTACTCGGCTCGGAGCCGTTCCAACACGACGGCGACGCGCTGCCGCGCGCCGCGCGGGAGGGCCACGTCCGCAACCTAGCGGGTACCCTCGCCACGGTGCTCGACATCTCCGTTCGTCGACCGGTCGCGCCCGCCGACGTCGCCGCGCTGCGCGACGTCGCCGCCCTCGCCGCCGCGGCCGCCGGTCACCCCGTGCTGGGGGACTCGGTGTGGCGGGATCTGGCGCACCCCTCCCCCGACACGACGCTCGTCGTCGCGCAGGACCACGGCGTCGCGGTCGGCGTCCTCCACGCGGGACGGAACGAAGCCGGGGCGTCGTCACACCTCCGCCTGTCGGTCGCGGTCGCGCCCGGCCAGCCCGTCGGCGAGGTCGCCGGTGCGCTCGTCCGCCGCGCCCTGGACGACCTCCGGGACGGAAGCGGTCACCTCGTCGAGCTGTGGGTGAGCGGCGCCGACGACGACTCGGACGCGGTCGCGGCCGAGCTCGGTCTCAAGCCGGCGCGCGACCTCTGGCAGCTGCGCGTGCGGCTGCCGGTCCCGTCGCCCCGGTGGCCGCCGGGAGTCACGGTCCGGCCCTTCGAGCCCGGCCGGGACGACGACGCGTGGCTGCGCGTCAACAACCGCGCCTTCGCCGCCGATCCCGACCAGGGCCGCTGGAGCCTGGCGGTCCTCCGAGAACGCGAGC is part of the Acidimicrobiia bacterium genome and harbors:
- the nth gene encoding endonuclease III — protein: MALPRGARQRVAVVLERLRAEYPEARTALIHQDPFQLLVATILSAQSTDEMVNKTTPALFARYPTPADLAEANPEELEALIHSTGFFRSKARSLIGMARALEERFDGRVPTELEDLVTLPGVGRKTGNVVRSVGFHLPGLPVDTHVGRLARRLRLTTESDPVKAELDLNRLVPPDERGDFSLRLIEHGRQVCYARRPRCDACVLADVCPSAFKV
- a CDS encoding thioesterase family protein; protein product: MPAAPATRFERDSAVVRRDEDTFEARIDPAWSVVRGPNGGYLAAIILRALEARVGDPVRVPRSMTVHYVAPPEAGEVSIRTRLERVGRSLSSCSARVVQGDRLVALALAACSAPRPGPSFCDLEPPTVPPSEALVPSVPPPDAPPIASRWDTRWALGRVEPGGPRAAHAVTGGWIRPEEPQLLDAPAVAAVADAWMPAIFTRVDEPLFVPTIDLTVHFRSRLPHPGLAAGAFVLAVFRTTVAADGFMEEDGEVWAPDGTLLAQSRQLAATLRMDG
- the hisI gene encoding phosphoribosyl-AMP cyclohydrolase; amino-acid sequence: MAPTATPVPVRAADLDEIRWGADGLVPAIVQDQASGRVLMLAWMNEASLHRSLEEGRTVFWSRSRQELWRKGDTSGDRQWLREAYYDCDGDALLLVVEQEGRGACHTGAFSCFFRRFGDDAA
- the hisC gene encoding histidinol-phosphate transaminase, coding for MSLPSPRPGLGELARYHSPQLDVAVRLNTNESPYPPPPAFVDAWLDALRAVPLHRYPDREARPLRAALGARLGQPPARVFCANGSNEVLQTLLLAYGGPGRRAVVFEPTYALHAHIARVTGTDVDDAERDVDFLVSVTEAGMVLAAERPAVVFLCSPNNPTGTVEPRATVEGLLAAVVDHGPGLLVVDEAYGEFAGWSATELVDDDVPLVVVRTYSKVWSMAALRLGFAVAPTAVVEQLERVVLPYHLAAPTQVAGVTALAFEAEMRARVEALVGERHRLVGALGRLPGLTVFPSGANFVLVRVDGGGHALWQRLVARGVLVRDFSHVPRLEDCLRITVGTPAEDDALLDALRDSIGEAA
- the hisD gene encoding histidinol dehydrogenase translates to MLELLDLRGFTGDLRRALPAPEEPAGPLEAVRAILAAVRSGGDATLRELTARFDGVTVDELRVPADALTAALGRVPPDLRAALEHAVTAIRGYHEAQAAAPVDRDRDGVQTREVVVPVARAGCYVPGGRGAYPSTVLMTAVPARVAGVPEVALCVPPGPDGEIATPTLAAAALAGVDEVYRVGGAQAVAAMAYGTETIRPVDVVVGPGNVYVALAKREVAGHVGTDAPAGPSEVVVVADERADAELVAADLLAQAEHGPGGAAVLVTWHEPLVGAVEAALARRLDDAPRRAEIEATLRTGGRAILVRDAEAALEVANVVAPEHLELLTVDADALVPLVRNAGAVFCGPWTPAVIGDYVAGVNHVLPTGRAARFASALRVDDFRKRVQVVRVDEAALRRLAPDVTALAAAEGLAEHARAVALRAEVAPVRERAS
- the hisB gene encoding imidazoleglycerol-phosphate dehydratase HisB encodes the protein MSAPRRAERHRSTSETRVDLVLVVDGRGEAQASTGIPFFDHMLEQLGKHAGFDLSIEAEGDLAVDLHHTVEDVGIALGEALREALGDKAGVRRFASALVPLDEALVQVALDLSGRPYLVYDVDPVAEWIGTFDPQLCEEFWRALTVAAMLTLHVRSLSGRNGHHVIEASFKGVARSLRDAVRVEGTSIPSTKGAL
- a CDS encoding alpha/beta hydrolase, producing MSTPRPVSIVTDDGHTLEGELAVADRERCGMVLCHPHPQFGGTMRSIVISALFGALPAVGVTCLRFNFRGVEGSEGFYDEGRGERLDAAAAVGTLADRLSPATPLVLTGWSFGGDVALSTVVPRLAGWLAVAPPLHFVDEPPAVAADPRPKLLALAEHDEVRPPAEVEAQVRSWPSTEVVVVDGASHFFVGRTDRLAELAQRFVARVAAPGREHPGAGPGA
- a CDS encoding chorismate-binding protein yields the protein MTGDGLRPTREEFRSLAAGHTVVPVWREVLADLETPVSAFVKLVGADPGGPPGFLLESVEHAQRWGRFSFLGRDPALTLVAHGPAVTVDGGPAPASVPLDRGALAALEALLAVYRAPRLDDLPPFHGGVVGYLGYDVVREVERLPAVPRDDLGLPDAVLFLTGHVTAFDHFRQRLYLIENVFLDGEPDVDAAYDRAAARLDALVDDLARPLPYVPSRPPADAPTELPAVRSTMPGAHYRDAVEVAREHILAGDIFQVVLAQRFDLVEPVDPFDVYRVLRQVNPSPYMYLVRHGDVTLAGSSPEPMVQVLDGRVISRPIAGTRYRGRTEEHDRRLAAELSENPKERAEHVMLVDLARNDVGRVVRFGTEQVDELMTLERYSHVMHLTSQVSGQLEAGRTAVDVLRATFPAGTVSGAPKVRAMEIIDELEPVKRGPYAGVVGYVDFSGNLDTAIAIRTMVWGADGRASVEAGAGIVADSDPADEDLECANKARALLTAAAAARRLEPLALP
- the hisA gene encoding 1-(5-phosphoribosyl)-5-[(5-phosphoribosylamino)methylideneamino]imidazole-4-carboxamide isomerase, with amino-acid sequence MLTLYPAIDVRAGRAVRLTRGDFDAETVYADDPVAVARSFAGAGAEWIHVVDLDAARTGEPANLAVVEAIASTVPCAVQAGGGVRSLEAAGALLLAGAARVVVGTAAVERPALVEELCVAHPGRVAVGLDARGREVATEGWGTTSGRDLLELARGFESVGVTALVVTEISRDGTMSGPDRGQLAAVLAVTAVPVIASGGVGSLADLAALAALDEAGRRLAGAVVGRALYEGRFTLGEALAAVAGDP
- a CDS encoding S9 family peptidase, with protein sequence MAGLPEPPRAPRRPTELRHGDDVRVDEWYWLREKDDPAVRAHLEAENAYTAAVLAHLERQRQRLFEEIKRRVVETDVGAPVRRGPFQYFARTIEGRQYPLHCRRPAEAPPPEPGEEPGAVGGEELLLDENALARPGEYFALRGLAVSPGHGLLAYAVDRSGGERAQLRFRDLDARGDLPDVVDDTYYGLAWADDRTILYVRPDAAMRPFQVWRHRLGTTEDALVYAEPDERFYVTVERARSGRALVIESESKTTSEAWLVDPARPEAPPSIVAAREPGLEYHVEHHHGPDGDKLFILTNADGAENFQVMVTPATSPGRDRWRPLVAPRPDVRVERVDAFAGHLVVSERAGGAPRLRALDLASDAEAVVETGDAVATTWLGATPEFDTTVLRVGATSLLLPVTDYDYDLASGRATVVKRQRVTDYDPDRYETSRLWARAEDGVEVPISLVRRRDAPTDGSGALLLYGYGAYEISIDPTFSISRLSLLERGVAYAIAHVRGGGELGRRWYEDGKLDRKRNSFTDFLACARQLVAAGHTSPARLVARGGSAGGLLMGAALNLAPEQWRAVVAEVPFVDSLTTMLDPSLPLTITEWDEWGDPAADPHLYAYIRSYSPYDNVRATPYPAILATAGVTDPRVQYWEPAKWVQRLRATTTGDAPTLLKTELEAGHHGRSGRYDTWREEAFVLAFVLDALGRTDPTAGR